The segment CGACAACAACCGCTGCCGCCGCCCCGTGCTGGGCAGCAGCAACCGCCCCCTCAAGTCGCTCACCGACATGATCAAGGGCAAGCAGGGCCGCTTCCGCGAGAACCTGCTGGGTAAGCGCGTGGACTACTCCGCCCGCTCGGTCATCGTCGTCGGCCCCGAGCTCAAGCTCAACCAGTGCGGCCTGCCCAAGAAGATCGCCCTCGAGCTCTACCAGCCCTTCATCATCCGCAAGCTCAAGGAGCACGGCCTCGCGGACACCATCAAGTCCGCCAAGCGCATGCTCGAGCGCCGCGACGCCGCGGTGTGGGACATCCTCGAGGAAGTCATCTACCAGCACCCCGTGCTGCTCAACCGCGCCCCTACCCTGCACCGAATGGGCATCCAGGCCTTCGAGCCCGTGCTCGTGGAAGGCAACGCCATCCACATCCACCCGCTGGTGTGCGGCGGCTTCAACGCCGACTTCGACGGTGACCAGATGGCCGTGCACCTCCCCCTCTCCGTGGAGGCCCAGGCCGAGGCCCACGTGCTGATGCTCAGCACGCACAACATCTTCTCGCCCGCCAACGGCAAGCCGATCATCTCGGCCTCGCAGGACATCGTCATGGGCGTGTACTTCATCACGTTCATGACCCCCGACGAGATCGCCGTCGAGAAGATGCCCCGCTTCAAGGACCGCAAGGAGGCCATCCTGGCCCTCGAGCGGCGCCAGATCGGGCCGCACGACAAGATCGTGCTCCGCGTGGACGGCTTCGACACGGTCGTTGAGAGCCAGACCGGCGCCATCAAGCCGATGCCGGCCAACCGCCGCATCGTCACGACCGCCGGCCGCGCCCTCTTTGCCGACGTGCTCTACCCGGGCATGCCCTTCTACAACTGCGCCCTGGGCAAGAAGGGCTGCGCCCGCGTGATCGACGACTGCTACGCGATCGCCGGCCGCGCCCCCACCATCGACCTGCTCGACAAGCTCAAGGAGATGGGGTTCAAGCAGGCCACCCTGGCCGGCCTCTCCTTCGGCATCACCGACCTCCGCATCCCCCACGAGAAGCAGGCGCTGCTCGACGAGGCCCAGAAGAAGGTCGACCGCGTTGAGAAGAACTACGACCGCGGCATCATCACCGCCCGCGAGCGCTACAACCAGCTGCTGGACATCTGGTCGCACTGCCGCGAAGAGGTGCAGAAGAAGCTCGTCACCGCCCTCCGCAACGACCGCCGCGACGAGAACGGCAACGAGCTCCCCCCCGACGCCAAGGCCGGCAAGAGCTACCTCAACCCCGTGTACCTCATGACCGACTCGGGCGCCCGCGGCAACATCAGCCAGATGCAGCAGCTGGCCGGCATGCGCGGCCTCATGGCCAAGCCCTCGGGCGAGATCATCGAGACCCCCATCCGCGCCAACTTCCGCGAGGGCCTCAACATCCTCGAGTACTTCTCGTCCACCCACGGCGCCCGCAAGGGCCTGGCGGACACCGCCCTCAAGACGGCGGACTCGGGCTACCTCACCCGCAAGCTGTGCGACATCGCCCAGTCGGTGATCATCGGCGAGATCGACTGCGGCTCCAAGCGCGGCGTCCTCAAGCGAGCCATCTACAAGGGCGAGCAGGTCGACGTCCCGCTGCGCGAGCAGATCATCGGCCGCGTCACCGTCAACGCGGTCGTCAACCCCGTCACCGACGAGGTCATCGTCAAAGAGAACGAGATGATCTCCGCCGAGGCCGCGGCCAAGATCGAGGAGATCGGCATCGACGCGGTGCTCGTCCGCTCGCCGCTCACGAGCGAGTCCAAGTCCGGCTGCTCCGTGCTCGACTACGGCATGGACATGTCCACCGGCAAGCTCGTTGAGCCCGGCATGGCGGTGGGCATCATCGCCGCCCAGTCGATCGGCGAGCCGGGCACGCAGCTCACGATGCGTACGTTCCACACCGGCGGCATCGGCCAGCGCGCCGCGCAGGACACCGAGTACCGCGCCCTCAACGCGGGCCGCCTCGAGCTCCGCGACGCCCACGCCGTGCCCACCAAGGACGACGAAGGCCACGACGTCATGGTCGTGCTCAAGCGCAACGGCGAGCTCGCGATCATGGACCCCAAGGGCCGCGAGGTCGAGAAGTGGAAGGTGCCCTACGGCGCCTGGGTGTTCGCCAAGGAGGGTGACGAGGTCAAGAAGGGTCAGCTGCTGGTCAAGTGGGACCCGCACCGCACGCCCATCCTGGCCGAGAAGGACGGCGTGGTTTCCTACGTCGACATCATCGAGAAGGAGACCTACCGCGTCGAGGACGCGGGCGGCGGCCGCAAGGACAAGGTCATCATCGAGCACAAGGGCGACCTGCACCCGGCGATCAACATCACCGACGAGGCGGGCAACATCCTGGACTTCCACTACCTGCCCGCCCGGGCACGCCTGGAGGTCGAGGACGGCCAGAAGATCAAGGCCGGCCACATGCTCGCGCGTCAGCCCCGCACCGGCGGCGGTTCGCAGGACATCGTGGGTGGTCTGCCCCGCGTGACGGAGATCTTCGAGGCCCGCAAGCCCCGCGACCCGGCCTTCATGGCCGAGATCTCCGGCCGCGTCGAGATCTTCTCCGACAAGCGCAAGGGCAAGATGACCATCAAGGTCGTCTCCGAGGCCGGCATCGAGAAGGACCACCACGTCCCCAGCGATAAGCAGCTGCTCGTGCACACCGGCGACTACGTGCAGGCGGGCGACCCGCTCACCGAAGGCCCGCTGGTCCCGCACGACATTCTGCGGATCAAGGGCGAGGAGGCCCTCTGGAGCTACATGCTCGACGAGGTGCAGAACGTGTACCGCGCCCAGGGCGTGGCCATCAACGACAAGCACATCGAGCTGATCCTCTCCCAGATGATCCGCAAGGTGAAGGTCGAGAACCCCGGCGACACCGACCTGCTCCCGCAGGAAGTGGTCGACAAGTACACCTTCAAGCAGAAGAACCGCGAGATCGAGTCCTGGGTCCGCGTCTCCGAGGTGGGCGGCACCGACCTCAAGCTCGGCGAACTGGTCAGCAAGGCCACCATCAAGGAGGCCAACGCCAAGGCCGAGGCCGCGGGCAAGGAGGGGGCCAAGGCCAAGCGGGCCCGCCCCGCCACCGGCCGCACGCTGCTGCTGGGCATCACCAAGGCCTCGCTCCAGTCCGAGTCGTTCCTCTCGGGCGCCTCGTTCCAGGAGACGACCAAGGTGCTCACGGAAGCGTCCCTCAAGGGCGCCAGCGACTTCCTCATCGGCCTCAAGGAGAACGTGCTGCTGGGCCACCTCATCCCCGCGGGCACGGGCTTCCGCCCCTACCAGGAGATCAAGGTCAAGCCGCTGGTCGCCATCGAGGAGGACTACGACGACGAGTCCGAGATGATGGAAGAAGCCGCCGCCGCCGCCGAGGCCCTGGGCGCGGACAGGTCTGATGGGCATGTGCCCCAGATCGAAACCACTTCATCGACCGGCGCCATGGGCGGCACACCGGCGGGCACGCAGTAACCGTGCCTTGAATGTCCCGGTGGCACAGGCGTCCCGCCTGTGCACTTCGAAGCAGCAACCCAAGGGCCGCCCTCACCACGAGGGCGGCCCTTTTCGCACTGCGCGGTCTCGTTAGCCGGCATGTCCGTCGCTCATCCCGCGCCGCTATGATCCCGGCGATCAATCGCATCGGAGAACCGGGCAGCAATGGCAGACGAGGTACAGCAACTCGACATCAACGAAGTAGTCGCAAGCCTCGTGGCACGGACTGCGCAAGGACTTGGGCAGACCCTATTGGGTGGTGGAAAGAGCGTACTCGACGAAGCTCGCGTAAGGCTTGGCAGTGCCTTCACCCGCTACCTCGACGAGCAGCTCAAGCGCCGCAGTCAGATCCGTACACTCCTTTACCGGGACGCGCCACAGTTCATCTACAACTTCTATGTCCCCCAGGACCTGCAGTTTCGCAATGACGACGTGCTCAAGAA is part of the Phycisphaerales bacterium genome and harbors:
- the rpoC gene encoding DNA-directed RNA polymerase subunit beta'; amino-acid sequence: MAETVYDRVNDFSAVKITLASPNDIRAWSYGEVKKPETINYRTYRPEKDGLFCERIFGPERDYECACGKYRGTKYKGIICDRCGVKVTHSRVRRKRMGHINLASPTVHIWFFKSMPSRLGTLLGMKTSDLEKIIYYQDYVVTDAGDTELKFKQMLTEDDYRNAVDKYGNAFKALMGADAIRELIEKTDLDAEVAQLRTDLSQTKSKQKIKDLAKRLKLIEQIRGSENDPAWLVMDVVPVIPPDLRPLVLLESGNFATSDLNDLYRRIINRNNRLKKLMDLNAPEVIIRNEKRMLQQAVDALFDNNRCRRPVLGSSNRPLKSLTDMIKGKQGRFRENLLGKRVDYSARSVIVVGPELKLNQCGLPKKIALELYQPFIIRKLKEHGLADTIKSAKRMLERRDAAVWDILEEVIYQHPVLLNRAPTLHRMGIQAFEPVLVEGNAIHIHPLVCGGFNADFDGDQMAVHLPLSVEAQAEAHVLMLSTHNIFSPANGKPIISASQDIVMGVYFITFMTPDEIAVEKMPRFKDRKEAILALERRQIGPHDKIVLRVDGFDTVVESQTGAIKPMPANRRIVTTAGRALFADVLYPGMPFYNCALGKKGCARVIDDCYAIAGRAPTIDLLDKLKEMGFKQATLAGLSFGITDLRIPHEKQALLDEAQKKVDRVEKNYDRGIITARERYNQLLDIWSHCREEVQKKLVTALRNDRRDENGNELPPDAKAGKSYLNPVYLMTDSGARGNISQMQQLAGMRGLMAKPSGEIIETPIRANFREGLNILEYFSSTHGARKGLADTALKTADSGYLTRKLCDIAQSVIIGEIDCGSKRGVLKRAIYKGEQVDVPLREQIIGRVTVNAVVNPVTDEVIVKENEMISAEAAAKIEEIGIDAVLVRSPLTSESKSGCSVLDYGMDMSTGKLVEPGMAVGIIAAQSIGEPGTQLTMRTFHTGGIGQRAAQDTEYRALNAGRLELRDAHAVPTKDDEGHDVMVVLKRNGELAIMDPKGREVEKWKVPYGAWVFAKEGDEVKKGQLLVKWDPHRTPILAEKDGVVSYVDIIEKETYRVEDAGGGRKDKVIIEHKGDLHPAINITDEAGNILDFHYLPARARLEVEDGQKIKAGHMLARQPRTGGGSQDIVGGLPRVTEIFEARKPRDPAFMAEISGRVEIFSDKRKGKMTIKVVSEAGIEKDHHVPSDKQLLVHTGDYVQAGDPLTEGPLVPHDILRIKGEEALWSYMLDEVQNVYRAQGVAINDKHIELILSQMIRKVKVENPGDTDLLPQEVVDKYTFKQKNREIESWVRVSEVGGTDLKLGELVSKATIKEANAKAEAAGKEGAKAKRARPATGRTLLLGITKASLQSESFLSGASFQETTKVLTEASLKGASDFLIGLKENVLLGHLIPAGTGFRPYQEIKVKPLVAIEEDYDDESEMMEEAAAAAEALGADRSDGHVPQIETTSSTGAMGGTPAGTQ